In Caloenas nicobarica isolate bCalNic1 chromosome 27, bCalNic1.hap1, whole genome shotgun sequence, one DNA window encodes the following:
- the USHBP1 gene encoding harmonin-binding protein USHBP1 isoform X4, whose translation MGASGQEAGGAGPGTRLGGEGDAPTPGPGGGSGRGAAGGGGGGGGGGSEERGAAGGPGAPGRGAEPGHGLAAGAAGGARPAAAEARCWVQVQELRDALARLEEPGGSGSDTPTLSSPAGQGEPWLPQDPPQCGNGAQPHSAQPHGTQPHSPLSPQPSEGPSREQEEQVQQLQGCLGRLQEVNRQLAAALQECKSDAERLSMVLGQHESRSTALRLALRCSERCGGAYAALLDVMKAKLGREEEDGAHGGATGEPAHHGCGSSPTAMQGPQLPGQAELDGQEESGDSGSPGLPRYREDGGSQWLSRPRGGTVSTPAMTPFPSTPAPPAMEEGALREHIRRLRVEQAAVEASLCAAPVPPRIGTHHGEDARARAERVLRDARALLPSWRRPDKAELLRDLAMLKEAMADLKLRLQLVEREKRGLEVLAAGQGPREAALLLLLQHLQQERDGRSGRPPSPSSSSSSSEEDAQTGRMGAGAPQQPPDVDRMREELLCTLARVEELRGQAQALALALEQSGAASRAQQAQCGTITTDFFHAHSALALAYRGARRKQAAQLRRLEVQAAALRRQHARRVQALARRLQSLEQGTTDGETCI comes from the exons ATGGGCGCAAGCGGCCAAG aggctggaggagctggaccGGGCACCAGGCTGGGCGGGGAGGGGGATGCACCCACGCCGGGGCCCGGAGGAGGCAGCGGGCGAGGGGCTGCCGGTGGAggaggcggcggtggcggcggtgGCAGCGAGGAACGCGGCGCTGCGGGCGGCCCTGGGGCGCCGGGACGAGGAGCTGAGCCGGGTCACGGCCTCGCTGCGGGCGCTGCGGGGGGAGCGCGACCGGCTGCAGCAGAAG CCCGGTGCTGGGTGCAGGTGCAGGAGCTGCGGGATGCGctggccaggctggaggagccGGGGGGCTCCGGCAGCGACACCCCCACGCTCAGCAGCCCCGCGGGGCAGGGGGAGCCCTGGTTGCCCCAG GACCCGCCCCAGTGTGGCAATGGAGCTCAGCCCCACAGTGCTCAGCCCCACGgcacacagccccacagccccctctCCCCTCAACCCTCCGAGGGGCCCAGCcgggagcaggaggagcaggtgcagcagctgcaggg GTGCCTAGGGAGGCTGCAGGAGGTGAACCGGCAGCTGGCGGCCGCGCTGCAGGAGTGCAAGAGCGATGCGGAGCGGCTCAGCATGGTGCTGGGCCAGCACGAGTCCCGCAGCACCGCCCTGCGCCTGGCCCTGCGCTGCAg TGAGCGCTGCGGGGGGGCCTACGCCGCCCTCCTCGATGTGATGAAGGCgaagctgggcagggaggaggaggatggtgcCCATGGCG GAGCCACAGGGGAGCCAGCACACCATGGATGTGGGTCCAGCCCCACAGCGATGCAGGGGCCGCAGCTCCCAGGGCAAGCAGAGCTGGACGGGCAGGAGGAGAGCGGGGACAgtggctccccagggctgccgaGGTACCGGGAAGATGGGGGGTCACAGTGGCTGAGCCGTCCCCGCGGTGGCACCGTGTCCACCCCAGCCATGACCCCgttccccagcaccccagcaccccctgccaTGGAGGAGGGGGCCCTTCGCGAGCACATTCGCCGACTGCGTGTGGAGCAGGCGGCCGTGGAGGCATCCCTGTGCGccgccccggtgcccccccGCATTGGCACCCACCACGGCGAGGACGCCCGTGCCCGGGCCGAGCGGGTGCTGCGGGATGCCCGGGCTCTCCTGCCCAGCTGGAGGCGGCCAGACAAAGCGGAGCTGCTGCGGGACTTGGCGATGCTCAAG gagGCCATGGCCGACCTGAAGCTCCggctgcagctggtggagaGGGAGAAGCGGGGACTGGAGGTGCTGGCGGCCGGGCAGGGGCCGCGGGAGGCtgcgctgctcctgctgctccagcacctgcagcaggagcgggaCGGGAGGTCTGgccgcccccccagcccctccagcagctccagcagcagcgagGAG GATGCCCAAACTGGCCGGATGGGAGCAGGggctccccagcagcccccagatGTGGACAGGATGCGGGAAGAGCTGCTCTGCACCCTGGCCCG ggtggAGGAGCTGCGCGGCCAGGCACAAGCCCTGGCGCTGGCCCTGGAGCAGAGCGGTGCCGCCAGCCGCGCGCAGCAGGCGCAATGCGGCACCATCACCACAGACTTCTTCCACGCTCACAG